A region of Micromonospora chokoriensis DNA encodes the following proteins:
- a CDS encoding MMPL family transporter: MATLLYRLGRGALRRRRLVVALWLVVLVVAGLAAATLRGPTASNFTMPGTESQRALDLLAEQFPAASGATGTITVKAPADGQLATPEGQTVVRELVQQASTLPGVVGAVDPFQVGAVTPNGRYALVQVQFATGGDEVTDEQRTAYEQVGAAAKAKGWQVAPGGEVLGGEPEIGSTEALGVLVAAIVLIITFGSLVAAGMTMLNALIGVGVGMAGLFALSGVIELTSTAPILALMLGLAVGIDYSLFITSRHRQNLLEGLSPEEAVGRAVGTAGSAVVFAGATVVIALAGLAVVNIPFLTVMGLAAAGTVTVAVLVAITLQPALLGFAGRRVLPRRLRTVATDGATATDDTVETDSDVTDRPAAVEDRSAFGFRWARMVTRFRVPVILVGLLGLGLLALPTPDMRLALPGAATAAVGSPARVANDLTVEGFGPGFTGRLAVVVAGDTPEATSGAVPQVTALLQRTENVLAVAPPQLSPDGRTALLGVVPKTGPTDEATETLVHDIRDSVSGIRDVDVLLTGVTAIGIDVSEKLSDALPVYLLLVVGLSVLLLMLVFRSLLVPVKAALGFLLTVAATFGITVAVFQQGHLADLVGLDTPGPLISFLPILLIGILFGLAMDYEVFLVSRMREDFVHGESARQATISGMGHGARVVTAAALIMISVFGGFVFLEDPVIKSMGFALAIGVAIDAFVVRMTIVPAVMSLLGDRAWWLPRWLNRALPNVDIEGEGLRTELQDRTPTPV, translated from the coding sequence ATGGCCACCCTGCTCTACCGGCTCGGCCGGGGCGCGTTGCGCCGGCGACGGCTCGTCGTCGCGCTCTGGCTCGTCGTACTCGTCGTCGCCGGCCTGGCCGCGGCGACCCTGCGCGGCCCGACGGCGAGCAACTTCACCATGCCCGGCACCGAGAGCCAACGCGCGCTCGACCTGCTCGCCGAGCAGTTCCCCGCCGCCAGCGGCGCCACCGGCACCATCACGGTCAAGGCACCGGCCGACGGCCAACTGGCCACGCCGGAGGGACAGACCGTGGTCCGGGAGCTGGTCCAGCAGGCGTCCACACTGCCCGGCGTGGTCGGCGCCGTCGACCCGTTCCAGGTCGGCGCGGTCACCCCCAACGGCCGGTACGCGCTGGTCCAGGTCCAGTTCGCGACCGGCGGGGACGAGGTGACCGACGAGCAGCGCACCGCGTACGAGCAGGTGGGCGCGGCGGCGAAGGCCAAGGGTTGGCAGGTGGCCCCGGGCGGCGAGGTGCTCGGCGGTGAGCCTGAGATCGGCTCCACCGAGGCGCTCGGCGTCCTGGTCGCCGCGATCGTCCTGATCATCACGTTCGGCTCCCTGGTCGCGGCCGGCATGACCATGCTCAACGCGTTGATCGGTGTGGGCGTCGGGATGGCCGGCCTGTTCGCACTCAGCGGCGTCATCGAGTTGACCAGCACCGCCCCGATCCTGGCGCTGATGCTCGGCCTCGCGGTCGGCATCGACTACTCGCTGTTCATCACCTCCCGGCACCGACAGAACCTGCTCGAAGGCCTCTCTCCGGAGGAGGCGGTCGGCCGCGCCGTGGGCACCGCCGGCTCCGCGGTGGTCTTCGCCGGTGCCACTGTCGTCATCGCGCTGGCCGGGCTCGCCGTGGTGAACATCCCGTTCCTCACCGTGATGGGTCTCGCCGCCGCCGGCACGGTCACCGTCGCGGTCCTCGTCGCGATCACCCTCCAGCCGGCACTGCTCGGCTTCGCCGGTCGTCGGGTACTCCCCCGCCGGCTGCGGACGGTCGCCACCGACGGTGCCACGGCCACCGACGACACGGTGGAAACCGACTCGGACGTCACCGACCGACCGGCCGCCGTCGAGGACCGGTCCGCGTTCGGCTTCCGCTGGGCACGGATGGTCACCCGGTTCCGCGTACCCGTCATCCTGGTCGGCCTGCTCGGCCTGGGCCTGCTCGCGCTGCCCACGCCGGACATGCGGCTGGCCCTGCCGGGCGCCGCGACGGCCGCCGTCGGCTCACCCGCCCGGGTGGCGAACGACCTGACCGTCGAGGGCTTCGGACCGGGTTTCACCGGCCGACTCGCGGTGGTCGTCGCCGGTGACACGCCCGAGGCCACCTCGGGCGCCGTGCCGCAGGTGACCGCGCTGCTGCAGCGCACCGAGAACGTCCTCGCGGTGGCCCCACCTCAGCTCAGCCCGGACGGTCGGACGGCGCTGCTCGGCGTGGTACCCAAGACCGGCCCGACCGACGAGGCCACCGAGACCCTGGTGCACGACATCCGCGACTCGGTGAGCGGGATCCGCGACGTCGACGTGCTGCTCACCGGCGTCACCGCCATCGGCATCGACGTGTCCGAGAAGCTCTCCGACGCCCTGCCGGTCTACCTGTTGCTGGTGGTCGGGCTCTCGGTGCTGCTGCTGATGCTGGTGTTCCGCTCGCTGCTGGTGCCGGTCAAGGCGGCGCTGGGCTTCCTGCTCACCGTCGCCGCCACGTTCGGCATCACGGTGGCCGTGTTCCAGCAGGGGCACCTCGCCGACCTGGTCGGCCTGGACACGCCCGGCCCGCTGATCAGCTTCCTGCCGATCCTGCTCATCGGCATCCTGTTCGGGCTCGCGATGGACTACGAGGTCTTCCTGGTGTCCCGGATGCGGGAGGACTTCGTCCACGGTGAGTCGGCCCGCCAGGCCACCATCAGCGGCATGGGGCACGGGGCACGGGTCGTCACCGCCGCCGCGCTGATCATGATCTCGGTCTTCGGGGGCTTCGTCTTCCTGGAGGACCCGGTGATCAAGTCGATGGGCTTCGCGCTCGCCATCGGCGTCGCCATCGACGCGTTCGTGGTCCGGATGACCATCGTCCCGGCGGTGATGTCGCTGCTCGGCGACCGCGCCTGGTGGCTGCCGCGCTGGCTCAACCGCGCCCTGCCGAACGTCGACATCGAAGGCGAAGGCCTGCGCACCGAACTCCAGGACCGAACCCCCACCCCCGTCTAA
- a CDS encoding TetR/AcrR family transcriptional regulator: protein MARAVSETHGEILAAAARRFAVTGYRGTSLQDIAREVGCSKATVLYHFANKEALLAELMAPAIGVLRDLDDRLTGLTGAAAQEVAAQGFVDLAVRFRREIAVLRGEFPELLCQPAFAHIQEISDRLRDALAGHSDRPSARIAALVLLAGISEACAEFADIPDDELRSALLTLVRRAVEPVAVPLPQPPTTEDKDS from the coding sequence ATGGCCAGAGCGGTGTCCGAGACGCACGGCGAGATCCTCGCCGCGGCGGCGCGGCGGTTCGCGGTGACCGGTTACCGGGGCACCTCGTTGCAGGACATCGCCCGTGAGGTGGGCTGCTCCAAGGCCACTGTCCTCTACCACTTCGCCAACAAGGAAGCCCTGCTCGCCGAGCTGATGGCCCCGGCGATCGGCGTGCTGCGGGACCTCGACGACCGGCTCACCGGCCTGACCGGAGCGGCGGCCCAGGAGGTCGCCGCGCAGGGCTTCGTCGACCTCGCGGTCCGGTTCCGGCGGGAGATCGCGGTGCTCCGCGGCGAGTTCCCCGAACTGCTGTGCCAGCCGGCCTTCGCGCACATCCAGGAGATCTCCGACCGGCTGCGCGACGCGCTGGCCGGTCACTCCGACCGGCCGAGTGCCCGGATCGCCGCGTTGGTGCTGCTCGCCGGAATCTCCGAGGCGTGCGCCGAGTTCGCGGACATCCCCGACGACGAACTGCGGTCCGCCCTGCTCACCCTCGTCCGACGGGCCGTCGAGCCCGTCGCCGTTCCCCTGCCCCAACCACCCACGACCGAGGACAAGGACTCCTGA
- a CDS encoding DsbA family protein, translated as MRADERRAAKYGVTGVPSLVIGGQPPVSGVQSPEELHRLLTRRLAALDSAAPHPPPAKMADDRGDQRPAR; from the coding sequence GTGCGAGCCGATGAACGCCGGGCCGCGAAGTACGGCGTGACAGGCGTTCCGTCGCTGGTGATCGGCGGCCAGCCCCCGGTTTCCGGTGTCCAGAGCCCCGAAGAGCTACACCGGTTGCTGACCCGTCGCTTGGCCGCACTGGACTCCGCCGCACCACACCCGCCGCCCGCCAAGATGGCGGACGACCGCGGTGACCAGCGGCCCGCGAGGTAG